In the genome of Daucus carota subsp. sativus chromosome 9, DH1 v3.0, whole genome shotgun sequence, the window TTGTAGGTTTTATTATAACATGGGAATATATTTGgttaagaaaaattaatattatatatttatttatctatttatttataatccGATTAATGACCCGCTTTAAAAACCGCTTAAGCACCCGTGTTAACGCTTAAGCGCTAGAGGTCATCCCACCGCCTAGCTCCGACTTGCGCTTTTCATAACACTGATCAGGTACAATCAAACATTTATTTTTGGATCAATACGCAAGAAGTTGTGTATAGTAAACACCACAGCATTAACAAGGAAATGAAAATGTATTCCCTCAGTTCTTATCCGTATACATTTACGAGGACGcgacatatatattaatattaatatttttgtaataaaatatatatatttataatttgttttaagattttatttttttaaatacaaattttaatatctaaatttttgttcacaaaaataaattataaatttaaacttgatgtaaatattaaaatgcGTGCTGAGTACCGAAAACAataaatatagtatataattgAGTAACATGGAAGGAATAACAGCTATATGACAAATATAACAATTCTCTGCATAGACTTCACCTTATTATCATAGAATAATAGCTATCTTATAAGCATAGCAAATTAGCAATTCTCTGCATGGACTCCAcgatattttctatttttcatcTGCATGGAATGAAAAGTGAGAGAAGAAAACATTCGCTCCAAGAAAGGGGAAGAAATCTGCTCCTCCAATGTTTAACCTCTTTAAAgcgaaaaagaaagagatgccTTAACACGTGAATAACAAAAAGAAGagcaaattaaaataatatttattaaataatatatggtCAAGTTCGGAATTTAGTGAtgctaatattatatattgttcatGGTTATCAGGTATACGTTAccgatttaattaaaaaattgttgtaattgtaatatttaaaaatttattataacttaaatacatatctaaaatcttaattatattacaaattgatttaaattacaaataataaaataattaatactaaaaataacTCATGCATATAAACTAATATTCTTATAAACGGGCTTCACTTTAGGAACTTTGTTTCCTAATAATATTTATCTTGGCTAAATAAAAGATAACAAGATTGCGAtgcattaattattttgaaattattatatattatatatataccctAAAACATCAAAGAATGATTATGAATATCCTTTTTCTGGTTCTTTAATTCAACTTGTTAGCCTCCGAATATTGTAGAAGAGGTTAAATGTCATAATCGAaattaacataattttattGCGTGGAATATAGATCTATAGATCATCAAAATTAGGTACATGGTTCTAGGAATATATTTGATCGATTAAAGCCAAAGTAGTGCTACACATTTAATCGGGCAGATTAGCCGTCGATGGTGTCTATtccaataataaataatatagagATGGTACGTACAATGTTGAGTTCTAGTGGCAAGAAGCCGTGTCCTTCTTTCACTCTTATAAAAGCTTCAGTAATATTTTTGGAGACAAAAATACCtagttttttgaaataaaaaataatgtttatatatcttggccaaataaaaaataacaagaTTGTAATGCAtgcattaattattttaaaattataaacaatatttCCTCATGTTTAAACGAGTAAAACATACTCTTAACTTTTCTCATGCATTGTAGTGATCCAGAAAACAAGTAAGGATAATGCATTCAAAGACAATAGGATATGTTTGACACGGGAAGAAACGTGGATATATCATCCGCAATTGTTAGCTAAATCAATTAGTAATTACTTATTATTACCTTTTCTTGAGAAATTATACTTACTGCAAATGTAAAACTGGATGCTGACGTGACACACATCAGACTTGTATATATGTAGAGCTCAGCTGTATAGTTTTGTAATGTTCATTTTTCCACAAGCAATTGCAAACTATTAAAAATTTCCTCCGCAATGAAGTTATTAATCTGCACACTACTGTTTCTCATCATCACCAATGTTACATCCCACGATGTTTATATTGTTTACATGGGCGGCAAGGGTACATCAAAATCTGGAAGTTTGAGAGAGGATCAAGCCCGGCTCATCAACTCGGTACAAAACAGAACGGCGCTGCTGCATGTATACAAGCATGGGTTCACCGGATTTGCTGTCCATGCTTCAGAAGAGGAAGCCAAACTTCTAGCTGCACAACCAGGAGTCCTGTCGGTCTTTCGTGACAAGACGGTTCCACTCCACACGACAAGGTCCTGGACCTTTCTTGAGCATCAGCATGATTCACTCTCCGCGACATCCCACTCCGGTTCCACTGCCAATGGATCTGATATAATCATTGGTGTAATTGATTCAGGTGCAAATCTACCAGCACACTGCAGACTGcagtcatatatttttttgtttagatTATCCAAAGAAATATGTTTTGAGTATTCTTTTGGGTGGTTTTCAGGTATTTGGCCAGAATCTAAGAGCTTTGCAGACGAAGGTATGGGTCCAGTTCCGGAACGATGGAGAGGAACCTGTGAAGAAACCAAGGATTTCCCTGCTTCTAGCTGCAATAGGTACGTGTATACTCAGCATATTGTTTAGTTTGGGGCTTCTCCACACTCTTAATCTCTATATGAATCACAATGTTGTAGATTATGTATTCCGTGTAATGTGCAGAGAcggattaaaatttttatttgttgtaTTCTGTCAGGAAAATAATTGGAGCAAGAAACTTTGACAAACTCAACCAGACATGCAGAGATTTTTTTGGACATGGCAGCCACACCGCGTCAACGGCAGCTGGAGCAGCTGTTTTTGGAGTTTCCTATTATGGCTTAGCTGCCGGAACAGCCATTGGTGGTTCACCAAATTCCAGAATAGCAGTTTACAGAGCATGCGGTCAACCTTTGGGTTGCTATGGATCAGCAATTCTAGCAGCAATGGATGCAGCAATCCATGATGGGGTCGATATAATGTCTCTATCGCTTGGAGAAGCGGATACTGATATTCGGATTGACCCAGTGGCCATAGGTGGATTTCATGCTATTGAACATGGAATTATGGTTGTTTGCTCTGCTGGGAATTTAGGGCCAACAAATTCAAGTGTAGTGAATTCTGCACCTTGGCTAACAACGGTTGGGGCTTCCAGCATTGACCGACAATTCGTTGCCAGTGTTGTGTTGGGTAATAATCAAGTTATCAAGGTAAGAACATTCTACTTTGTAAGAATTACAGTGCATCATTTTAATGCCCATATATAAGTATATGCATATCATATATTACATGATAATAatgtttgataaaatctaatCATGTCTGGATATCATGTATGTTAGGGTTCAGCCATTCAGTTTTCTCATTTATGTGAATCTCCAATATATCCACTGATAGATGGTGTATTGGCCAAGATCAACGGATCTAAAGACAGTGCATCAAGGTAAATCAACTATACATAAATATTGTTAGGAAGACAAAGTACACACAAATGCATGCACTCGACTTTTTCTTACTAAACACTTGGAATGTCTCTAGGAATTGTGAATCAGGTTCTATAGATTTTAGCAAGATTAAAGGAAAAATACTTGTTTGTTTCGACCAAGACAAAGGAGGATCTTTTAAGGCACTTGA includes:
- the LOC108201123 gene encoding CO(2)-response secreted protease — encoded protein: MKLLICTLLFLIITNVTSHDVYIVYMGGKGTSKSGSLREDQARLINSVQNRTALLHVYKHGFTGFAVHASEEEAKLLAAQPGVLSVFRDKTVPLHTTRSWTFLEHQHDSLSATSHSGSTANGSDIIIGVIDSGIWPESKSFADEGMGPVPERWRGTCEETKDFPASSCNRKIIGARNFDKLNQTCRDFFGHGSHTASTAAGAAVFGVSYYGLAAGTAIGGSPNSRIAVYRACGQPLGCYGSAILAAMDAAIHDGVDIMSLSLGEADTDIRIDPVAIGGFHAIEHGIMVVCSAGNLGPTNSSVVNSAPWLTTVGASSIDRQFVASVVLGNNQVIKGSAIQFSHLCESPIYPLIDGVLAKINGSKDSASRNCESGSIDFSKIKGKILVCFDQDKGGSFKALEIIDKGGIGVIFISDDMNIAPSNDYLNVTHPISAVGFEDGYEILSYMHAYRNPTATILKSETMLSYKPAPIIADFSSRGPQALAPNILKPDITAPGVNIIAAWSKVESDSAIPGKELPDYIFASGTSMSCPHISGVAALVKSQHPTWDHSAIRSAIMTTAVQKNSVGAPIRKLPGLQKATPYDFGAGEVNTAQVTNPGLVYETTAIDYYNFLCNYGYNLSTIRLIAKDIPRGFSCPKDADADLISNMNYPSIAVSKFKHGTKRMVTRTVTNVGDEEDTVYTVTVDPPASRYLKVQVMPKKLHFTKENKKHSFKVIFSTDYPYESPVFGWITWSNDQYRVRSPFVLNIN